From the Theobroma cacao cultivar B97-61/B2 chromosome 2, Criollo_cocoa_genome_V2, whole genome shotgun sequence genome, one window contains:
- the LOC18609917 gene encoding probable helicase MAGATAMA 3 codes for MYPKSTFWNIISKTFETLFDLLDSFRTVLFREDVVSEEVEELFLLSTDVKLLRQNAETSLLLCSVRSQCLSVLKALRDSLQELKLPSARNKDSIIRFCFQTASLLFSTACGSHKLYKLEMKPLNVLVIDEAAQLKECESAIPLQLPGIAHSFLIGDEWQLPATVLSNVSDEAGFGRSLFQRLTTLGHSKHLLNIQYRMHPSISCFPNARFYSNQILDAPCVKHRSYEKHYLPWPMFGPYSFINVCGREEVVDAGYSHRNMVELAVVQRLVRTLYKAWNGSREKLSVGIISPYAAQVVAIQEKLGGKYEKIDGFVVKVKTVDGFQGGEEDIIIISTVRSNSSGAIGFMSNPQRTNVALTRARHSLWILGNGETLAKSESAWEALVHDAKARSCFYNADKDKELAKATLDAKKALNQLDDLRNGHSALLKSARWKVLFSDCFRMSLGKLKSVQTKKLVLNLLLKLSSGCRPKKRKVDLISESSGRNMTKSAIQVNSELVKTSSDSFQITKSIQFTKPADSFLFKL; via the exons ATGTACCCAAAATCTACTTTCTGGAACATAATATCCAAGACATTCGAAACTctttttgacttgcttgaTTCTTTTAGAACTGTGCTGTTTCGTGAGGATGTAGTTTCTGAAGAAGTGGAGGAGCTCTTTTTACTTTCGACAGATGTTAAATTGCTTCGCCAAAATGCCGAAACATCACTCTTGCTGTGCTCGGTAAGAAGCCAGTGTCTTTCTGTTTTGAAAGCCCTCCGTGATTCTCTTCAGGAACTCAAACTACCAAGTGCCAGGAACAAGGATTCGATAATACGATTCTGTTTTCAAACAGCGTCCTTACTCTTTTCCACTGCATGCGGTTCACATAAACTCTATAAACTTGAAATGAAACCACTGAATGTGTTAGTGATTGATGAAGCAGCACAGTTAAAAGAATGTGAATCAGCCATACCCTTGCAACTGCCCGGAATAGCACATTCCTTTCTTATTGGTGATGAATGGCAATTGCCTGCTACAGTTCTAAGCAAT GTTTCTGATGAAGCTGGCTTTGGAAGAAGTTTATTTCAAAGGCTAACGACATTGGGTCACTCAAAGCACCTTTTGAATATTCAGTACAGAATGCATCCGTCAATCAGTTGCTTTCCAAATGCAAGGTTCTATTCTAACCAGATCTTGGATGCACCGTGTGTTAAGCATAGGAGTTATGAGAAGCATTATCTTCCATGGCCTATGTTTGGTCCTTATTCCTTCATAAATGTCTGCGGAAGAGAAGAAGTTGTTGATGCTGGATATAGCCATAGAAATATGGTTGAGTTAGCTGTTGTGCAGAGGTTGGTGCGAACTCTGTACAAAG CATGGAATGGCTCAAGAGAGAAGCTCAGTGTTGGTATAATCTCTCCCTATGCTGCTCAGGTTGTTGCAATTCAGGAGAAACTTGGTGGGAAGtatgagaaaattgatggCTTTGTAGTGAAGGTGAAGACAGTTGATGGGTTCCAGGGTGGTGAGGAagatattataataatatcaaCTGTGAGATCAAATAGTTCAGGTGCAATTGGATTCATGTCCAATCCTCAAAGAACTAATGTTGCTCTTACAAGGGCTAG GCACAGCCTCTGGATTTTGGGGAATGGAGAAACGCTGGCCAAAAGTGAATCTGCTTGGGAGGCTTTAGTTCATGATGCAAAAGCTCGTTCTTGTTTTTATAATGCTGATAAAGACAAGGAATTGGCAAAAGCTACTTTAGATGCCAAGAAAGCTTTAAATCAACTTGATGACTTGCGTAATGGCCACAGTGCTCTTCTCAAAAGTGCTAGGTGGAAG GTTCTTTTCAGCGATTGCTTTAGAATGTCGCTCGGGAAGCTGAAATCTGTCCAGACCAAGAAATTAGTTTTAAACCTTCTACTTAAACTTTCCAGCGGCTGCCGACCTAAGAAGAGAAAAGTGGATTTAATTTCTGAAAGCTCTGGAAGGAACATGACCAAGTCCGCAATACAAGTTAACTCCGAGTTAGTAAAAACATCTTCAGATTCTTTCCAGATTACCAAATCAATTCAATTCACTAAACCAGCagattcttttttatttaaattgtaa